ATTTTTTGGAAGAAAATTTAACTACTATGGTTGCTAATGCTCCATCACCAGTAACACCATGAGCTGAAATCATCGTTATTCCTAACATAAACATAAAAGGAATAGATGCAGTCTTTTGGCAGGGGCATACGGGATTCATTTTGGAGCGGATGGGCTCTCTTTAGGGGCATATAGCATCTGTTTAGGTGCACTTGTATTTGGTAGGGGCATACAGGATTCCTTTTGGAGCAGATGGACTCTCTTTAGGGGCATATAGCATCTGTTTAGGTGCACTTGCATTTGTGTAGGGGCATACGGGATTCATTTTGGAGCAGATGGACTCTCTTTAGGGGCATATAGCTTCTTTTTAGGTGCACTTGCATTTGTGTAGGGGCATACAGGATTCCTTTTGGAGCAGATGGACTCTCTTTAGGAGCATATAGCATCTGTTTAGGTGCACTTGCATTTGGTAGGGGCATACGGGATTCATTTTGGAGCAGATGGACTCTCTTTAGGGGCATATAGCTTCTTTTTAGGTGCACTTGCATTTGTGTAGGTGTTGTGTAAAATCAGTTATCCACAGTTAATTTATTTTCCATATAAAAGCCCTTCATTTAGTGGATGAAAGGCTTTTTCATTTTATAAATAGTACATTTGTTATTGCCGTGTTTTATTAGATCAGAGTTGGAAAGAATATGTTTGGCTTCATACCTATTGTTTAAAAGTAGAAATTCTCTACATTCTTTATTGGTGATAGAATCTTTATACAACCAAAAATAGGTAGTTAGTGCATTCTTATATGCAAAGAGATCGTTAGTCTTGCAAGCCGGACAATGCCATGTGCGTTTGCGTTTATTCATACCGATAAAACCGCATTTACTACATTCAACACCTTTTCTAAGTTCTTCTGGTTGTATGGAATAATGTTTTGTTAGTGGGAATTTAGCAAATGGGGTATTTTTCATTAGAAGAACATCTTTCATTTTTTCAATTTCTTCCATTGTAATTGTGGGTTTTTGTTTTTGAAATTGTCGAAGGTATGGCCTGACTTCGTTCTTATTAAGTATTATTGCTTTGTCAGTAGAAGATTTCACAAAACTATTTCGGGATGCGAATACAACAGCACCGAAGATTGGAACTAAAATATTATGGTCCATGAAAAATTGTGAAAGTTGGTATTTGTATTCGTTTAGTTGGTGAGCGGGGCAAGGGTATTTTTTTATTTCCCCTGTTTCTTTTCGTTGGATGAGCTGAGATGGATTCTCTTGGAACTCTAACTCGCCAATAATATTTTTGACTTCTAAAATAACTGCACCAAAGGGAGTGATTAGTAAAAAATCCAGTTCGAACGCATTCTCCGCATACAGTAACAATTTGTGAAACACATAATATTTAAACGGCAGTTGCATTTTTTCCAGTTCTTTATATACAATTTCTTCCCCAAAATCACCTCCTTTTGTTGCACCAATTTCGTTCAGAATCTTTACATATAGTCGATGCTCTGGAGGTAATCGTTTTAATAGTTTTTCCATTGCTTCCATATGAATAGAATTTGTATAAATTTTAGCAATCAATTCTTCACCACCTCCAAATCAGAATAGCATGAATAATTTATTAAATCTATTAATATATGGTTTTTCACCAAAATAAAAGAAGTAGGCACGATTTCCATGCCTACTTCTGCTTGATTATTTCACCGGAACGACTGCTCCATTCCATTTCTCAAGGATGAAATCTTGAATCTCTTTTGATTTCAAAGCTTCTACAAGTTTCTTAATTGCTGGTTTATTTTCATCGCCTTTACGAACTGCGATAATATTAACATATGGAGATTCTTTATCTTCTAACGCGATTGAATCTTTAATTGGGTTTAGTCCAGCATCAATTGCATAGTTAGAGTTGATAAGAACTGCGTCGCCTTCACCGTTTTCATAAAGCTGAACTAAAAGGGCTGCTTCATAATTTGCGTCAAACTTTAAATTTTTAGGATTTTCAACAACGTCTTTAACTTCCGCTGTCGTTTTATCAATACCATCTTTAAGTTTAATCAAACCTTTTGCTTCTAATAAAGATAAAATACGACCGTGGTCCGCAACAGAGTTACTCATAATAATAGTAGCGCCTTCAGGTAACTCTTCTAGTGATTTATATTTTTTTGAGTAAACACCGATTGGTTCAATATGAATGCCACCTGCGTTAACAAAATCATAGCCATTGTCTTTAATTTGAGACTCTAAATAAGGAATGTGTTGGAAGTAATTAGCATCCAATTCTTTCGATTCTAGATCTTTGTTTGGTAAGATATAGTCTTGGTATGTTTCAATTTTAAGGTCAATACCTTCCTTCGCTAGTATTGGTTTTACTTGCTCTAGAATTTCTGCATGAGGAACATTAGAAGCTCCTACTACTAATTTAGTATTTTCTTCCGCGCCATTACTACTATCTTTTGTACCACAAGCAGCTAAAGCTAATAAACTTACTGCTAATAATGCTCCTACTAATAACTTTTTCATTTCATATTCTCCCCTTTTTATCTTTTTAATGTATCTGATCGAGTAAACTCGTTAACACCAATTATCTTTTATCAATTCTAGACGTAATGAAATCGCCAATCCATTGAATAATAAATACCACAATCAAAATAAGAATGGTTGCAACTAGGGTAACATCCCCTCTAGTGCGTTGAAATCCATCTAAAAACGCTAGGGTACCAAGACCACCAGCACCTATAATGCCCGCCATCGCTGTATACCCTACTAACGAAATACAGGTAACGGTAATACCAGAAACTAAAGATGGCAACGATTCTGGCAATAAAACCTTCCATATAATAGTAGAAGTTTTTGCCCCCATCGATTTGGCTGCTTCTAAAACACCTTTGTCAATCTCTCGAAGTCCAATTAATACCATTCGTGCATAAAACGGTGCTGCTCCTATAACAAGCGCTGGAAATGCAGCATTGGGACCACGTATTGTACCGACCATAAATTTTGTTAAAGGAATCAGTAAAATAATTAAAATAATAAATGGAATGGAGCGGAATATATTCACAACTGATCCTGTAAGCCAGTTAGCCAACTTATTGGACCATGCTTGATGTGGACTAGTTAAAAATAAAATAAGACCGAGTGCCAACCCAATAACAAATGTTAGTAAAGTTGATATAGCTGTCATATAAAGTGTTTCTAGTGCAGCATCCCACATCTTTGGCCAATCAACATTAGGAAAAAGCGTATTAATCATTGTTGATCACCTCTGTATTTACTTTTTGTTCGTGTATGAATCGAATTCCTTCATCAATCGCTTTAGCATCACCGTCTAATTGAAGAATTAGTGTTCCATATGCTCCGCTTTTCGTATGCGATATATTACCTTGCACAATATTTACTTCAAGATCGAATTGCTTTATTAATCTGGAGAGGATTGGTTGCTCTGTTTGATCTCCAACAAAAACAAGTTTTATCAACTTCCCATTTGGATATAACTCTCCCAAGTTTTGTATCGTCTGTTTCGCTTGGTTCGTTTCGGAGACCTGTGAAACAAATCGCTTAGTGATGGCTTGCTGAGGATTTTGGAAAACTTCTAAAACATCTCCCTCTTCTACGACAAGACCATTTTCCATTACCGCTACCCTGTTACAAATTTTTTGAATGACTTGCATTTCATGAGTAATCAAGACGATTGTTAACCCCAATTTTTCATTAATACTTACCAATAAATCTAAAATCGAATCAGTCGTTTCCGGATCAAGTGCAGATGTTGCTTCATCGCAAAGCAGCACTTCTGGACGATTTGCCAATGCTCTAGCAATACCAACTCGTTGCTTCTGACCACCTGATAATTGAGATGGATAATAGTCTCCTCGCCCATCCAAACCAACTAGTTCAAGTAGTTCCTTCACCCGGGCAAACCGTTCTACTTTAGATATCCCTGCTATTTCAAGCGGGAAGGAAATATTTTCTGCAACCGTTCTTGACCATAAAAGATTAAAATGTTGGAAGATCATACTTACTTTTTGCCTTACTTGACGTAGCTTCTCTTCATTTATGGAAGTAATTTCTTTATTATTTACGATTATTTGTCCAGAAGTCGGCTTTTCTAATCCATTCAATAATCGGATCATTGTACTTTTACCAGCGCCACTATACCCTATAATCCCGAATATTTCACCTTTTTTTATGTCCAGATTTACATCATCCACGGCGACAATTGTTCCTTGTTTCGTACTAAACTTTTTCGAAACATTTTTTAAGCTAATCATGCAAATCCTCCTTTTCTAATAAAAAAACCCCTTCTGCAAAAGAGCAGAAGGGGTGTACGTTATCATAAAAAATAACAGTCATCCATTCTCTCATTTCCCAAAGCAATTGCTTTGCGTGACTTGGCACCATTTCATTTTCATGACGGTTGCCGGGCTTCATAGGGCACTTCCCTCCACCTCTCTTAATAAGAGCGACACTATTTAATTATTGTTCTTAGTAAATCGTATTCTATCACGGCACTCATTCCTCGTCAACACTTTTTATTTTTTCAAATAAATAAGGTACTGACTGAAATGCGTATATCTTATCATGAACTTTACCATTCTTAGTGATTAATAAACATGGAACACTCTCAATCTCATAATCAATTGCAAGATTTCCTAAAAAGTTTATATTCCCTTGACCAATTGGATACTGCACCAATTCCTTTATAACGAGCATCATCTTAGAAGCTACTTGGCAAGTGCCACACATTGGCGTGTATATATATAAAAGAGAAAGGCCAGGGGTATTTTTAGCTTGCTCCCATTCTACTCGCGTCCATTCATTCACATGCATCATCCTAGATTAAAAATTCTTTTTTCACTTTAATATTAACACGTTGCAAGATAGAAGCCAAAACTTTGAGCGGGGTTTTTTCTACTTCACCATACATTGGATTAATATATAAATGAATGGCTTCTGGAAATTCTTTTCTTACTACGGAGCGAATTTGTTCACCTGATTTATCCGCATCCAAAAATGCATAAATCGGTACATCCTCAAACGGACTTAACAGCTCTTCTAGTTTCACATTTGATATAGTACCATTTGTACAAATAATTTCAGGGGCTTCCGCAAGAACAGTTAAAAGTCTTAGCTTATCTGATCTTCCTTCAACAAGAATTACTATATCAATGAACTCCATTAGCTCCCACCCTATTCCATACTCTCCATTAGTATATGAAAAAGTGCCGCATTATATCAACTCGATTGCCTCAAACTATTATATTTTCCATTAGCACCACCGATGTCCATAAACCCATAAAATATTGCTATACGCCCATAAACGGATGGCATATGCCCATACCAATTCCATCCAACCCTAAAGCAATGCTATATGCCCGTAAAGCGAAGCTATCCGCCCGTAAACGGATGGCATAAGCCCATACCAATTCCATAAACCCATAAAGCAGCGCTATATGCCCGTAAAGTGAAGCTATCCGCCCGTAAACGGATGGCATAAGCCCATACCAATTCCATCCAACCCTAAAGCAGCGCTATATGCCCGTAAAGTGAAGCTATCCGCCCATAAACGGATGGCATATGCCCATACCAAAACCATCCAACCCTAAAGCAGCGCTATATGCCCGTAAAGTGAAGCTATCCGCCCGTAAACGGATGGCATAAGCCCATACCAATTCCATCCACCCATAAAGCAGCGCTATATTCCCGTAAAGCGAGGCTATCCGCCCATAAACAGATGGCATAAGCCCATACCAATTCCATAAACCCATAAAGCAGCGCTATATTCCCGTAAAGCGAGGCTATCCACCCGTAAACGGATGGCATAAGCCCATACCAATTCCATCCACCCCTAAAGCAATGCTATATTCCCGTAAAGCGAGGCTATCCACCCGTAAAAGGATGTCTTGTGCCCATACCAATTCCATAAACCCATAAAGTAGTGCTATATGCCCGTAAAGTGAAGCTATCCGCCCGTAAACGGATGGCATAAGCCCATACCAATTCCATAAACCCATAAAGCAGCGCTATATTCCCGTAAAGCGAGGCTATCCACCCTTTAAAGGATGTCATGTGCCCAGACCAATTCCATCCACCCCTAAAGCAATGCTATATTCCCGTAAAGCGAGGCTATCCACCCGTTAAAGGATGTCATGTGCCCAGACCATTTCCATAACCCCGTAAAGCGAAGCTATCCGCCCATAAACGGATGGCATAAGCCCATACCAAGTCCATCCACCCCTAAAGTAGTGCTATATGCCCGTTAATCTTTGCTATAAAACTCCTTTGATTTCTATAAGCCCATAAACCGTCGTTAAAACCAAAAAAATAGACATCCAATTGACTATCAATTGGATGTCTATTATTTGATCAAGTAATTCCGAATGGATCGGCGATTACTTTATTATTCTTGAATCAATTCGTCATATTGTTCTGCGGATAATAGTTCATCCATTTCTGATAAATTAGAAGGTTCTACAACGATCATCCATGCATTTTCATACGGAGATTCGTTTACAAATTCAGGGCTATCTTCTAACTCTGAGTTCACTTCTACTACCTTACCACTAATAGGTGCGTAAAGTTCTGATACAGTTTTTACTGATTCTACACTACCAAATGGGTCTCCGGATTTAATATCGTCTCCAACTTGTGGAAGCTCTACAAATACGATATCCCCTAATTCTGATTGTGCAAAATGTGTAATACCAATGCGAACTTTACCGTCTTCTGTTTTAACCCATTCGTGCTCTTCTGAGTATTTTAAGTCTTTAGGTGTTGTCATGATATACCCCTCTCAATTTGTTATACATTCATTTATAATATTCACATATTTTCATTGTAAAAACAAGCTACTTTATATGCTTTTCCAAATATGTTCAAACTCTTCTTCCTTGAATCCTAGCGTTAAATGTTCTCCATCAAACACAAGTGGTCTTTTGATTAGCATCCCATCAGAGGAAAGAGTTTCAATTTGTTCTATTTCTGTCATATTTGGAAGCTTGTCTTTCAATTGCAATTCACGATATTTTGTACCACTCGTATTAAACAATTTTTTTAAATCTATTTTAGTTGTAGCTAGAATCTCTTTGATCATTTTTTTTGAAGGAGGTGTTTCAACAATATGATTATTTTCAAATTCAACACCATTATCTCTTAGCCATTTACTGGCCTTATTGCATGTACTACACTTTGGATATCCAAAAAATTGAATCGTCATATCTCTCACCTTTTTTCTTTTTATCATATCATAATACCATGGTAATAGTATTATGCGACGAGCTTCGCGCAGGAGCACATGGTTTTGACCATTGCTGGCTTACAATGGGAAGAAAAACGCTAGCGTCCTTTAAGTGCATTTTGTCTTCTCTATTTCTAGAGTGCTTTGGACGAAACATTTGCTACACTATTACAGTTAGAGTAATGGATCGTGAAGTGACTGCGTCACTTCACGATCCATTTTTTTTCGGTAATCTTGTGACGGATGTTTGTCCGTCGCCTTCTTGAAAAATATAAAGACATTATGCATTTGTTTTGGTTAATGAGAGAATAAATCCTTTCCTATTCTTTTAAAAGCGGATGAAGATGCAATTTCATCCGCTCAGCGCTTCTTTAATAATGGATGCTATCTATTTTTCTCTAGTACCACCTACTCAAATGATACACCCACTGATCCGTGTATACTGTGTACGGTAAAACTAAAAAAACTAAAGATCTAACCCTTGAAATTATACTATGAATCCTTACTATTACTGGATTCTTAGCGATAGCTGGGCAAAATCTTCTTGTTAGGTACTACTCACTTAATAGATTGTAGTGAAAGGTGGCGACTCCAGACGGAGGCCGACAGGATGTTGGTCACGAAGGTGTTGCCACACGATGTGGCGCTCTTAGCCTTCGTTCCTCGGAAACAGATGTGCCATCGCAAACGACGCGAATGCGGCGCCCCCGCGGAACGCGTCCACCTAAAACGAAAATCCGCGGTATTATATAATTCTTTAATGTACTATGAACACGGGTTTCGCATTACGATAATCCATATACTTTCTTATCTTTCAAAAAAGCCGATTCACATAGAATCGGCTTTTTATCTTTATTAAACGATGTATTTTTCTGCATCAATTAATTTAACAGATGCTTCACGTTTTTTAAGAATTAAATTATATGGCGTGTTACGAGTTAATTTACGTAATGCAGAAATCATCATGCGTAAAGTATCACCTTCAACAGATGCAATCAGCGTCTCTTTCGCTGCTTTTTCAATCTCATCAAATGCTTCTTGGCAGAAAATTTGTGTATATAGTAGTTTTTGCTGTGCCTTTTCTACTCCATCACGACCAATCGCTTTTTCTGTACGTAATAAAGCAGATTCCATTGCAAATAAATTATTGGCAATATTTGCGATGTTAACTAATACTTCTTGTTCTGCCTCTAACTTTGTACCAAAACGTTGTGCAGCAAGACCAGCAGCAAGTAACCCGATTTTCTTCGCATTGGCTACTAGTACTTTTTCTTGTGCAAGTGGCTCTTCACTTACTTCTTCTGGCATCATCATTAACAGCTCTTCTTGTAAGCTTTGTGCCTTCTGAAGAAGTGGCAACTCACCTTTCATTGCTTTCTTCAAAAACGTACCCGGAACGATAAGACGGTTAATTTCGTTTGTTCCTTCAAAAATGCGATTAATGCGGGAGTCCCGATAAATGCGCTCCACTTCGTATTCTTGCATAAAGCCATATCCACCGTGAAGCTGAACTGCTTCGTCTGCGATATAGTCTAATACTTCTGAACCTACTACTTTATTAATAGAGCATTCAATTGCATACTCCGCAATAGAAGCTGCAATTGCTTTTCCGTCTTTTTGTTCTTCTTCACTTAATTGACTCATACGATCCTCAAAATATCCAACCGTACGATAGATTAAACTTTCAGTCGCATATAGTTTAGAAGCCATAGTTGCTAATTTTTGTTTCGTTAAATTAAAAGAAGAGATCGGTGTTTTAAATTGTTGACGCTGGTTTGTATAAGTAATAGCTAATTCAAGTGCACGTTTAGAACCTCCAACAGTACCTACCCCTAATTTGTAGCGGCCGATGTTCAATATATTAAAGGCAATTACGTGACCGCGCCCGATTTCCCCTAGTAGGTTTTCCACTGGCACTTCCGCATCTTGTAAAATAAGTGTTCGAGTGGAAGAAGATTTAATACCCATTTTCTTCTCTTCTGCACCAACGGAAACGCCAGGAAATTCACGGTCTACGATGAATGCGGAGAATTTATCTCCATCTATTTTTGCATAAACAACAAATACATCTGCGAATCCTGCATTTGTAATCCATTGCTTCTCCCCATTTAAAATGTAATGAGTACCTTCTGTATTTAATTTCGCAGTAGTTTTTGCTCCTAATGCATCGGAACCTGAACCTGGCTCTGTTAACGCATAAGCAAAAATTTTCTCACCCGATGCTGAGTTTGGTAAATACTTTTGTTTTTGCTCTTCATTGCCAAATAAAACGATAGGCAAAGTACCGATTCCTACATGTGCGCCGTGCGTGATAGAAAAACCACCAGCTACAGATAGTTTCTCTGCAATTAAAGCAGATGAAATTTTATCTAATGCAAGGCCGCCATATTCTTCAGGAATATCAGCTGCAAGTAAACCTAGATCTCCTGCCTCTTTTAATAAACGGACCGAATGCTCAAACTCGTGATGTTCTAATTTTTCAACAACAGGTAACACTCGACTTTTCACATAGTCATCTGCTGTTTTAGCAATCATCTTTTGCTCATCAGAAAAATCCTCTGGAGTAAATACTCGACTTGCATCTATGTCTTCTACTAAGAAACTTCCGCCTTTAATTACATCCTTAACTACAGTCATGTTCATTTCCCCCTGTTTGAATGATAAATTAGTTTATAATAGCTCAAACACTCCGGCAGCTCCCATTCCCCCGCCGATACACATCGTAACAACACCAAACTGTTTCCCTTGACGTTTTAATTCACTAATTAATTTTAAAGATAATATAGTTCCAGTTGCACCAAGTGGATGTCCTAATGCGATTGCTCCACCATTTACATTTACTTTATCTATATCAATTCCTAAATGACGGACTACTTGAATTGCTTGCGAAGCAAATGCTTCATTAACTTCCCAAACATCGATATCTTCTATTGATAATCCGGCTAGTTTCAATGCTTTTGGTACCGCTACAATCGGACCAATCCCCATTACTTCTGGTGGAACGCCGCCTACTGCGAATGAACGGAATTTTGCGATTGGTTTTAATCCTTGTGCTTCTGCTACTTCACGGTCCATCACTAGAACTGCCCCTGCTCCGTCTGAAGTTTGAGAAGCATTTCCTGCTGTTACTGATCCCCGTACATTAAACACTGGACGTAATTTAGCAAGTGTTTCAACCGAAGTCCCAACTCGAACCCCTTCATCCATTTCGAATAAAAACTTTTTCACTTGTGCTTTATTATTTTCATCCACAAAATGCTTCACTACTTCGACAGGAACGATATCATCATTAAACTTACCTGCTGCAATCGCTGCTGCCGCAAGTTCATGAGAACGTACTGCAAAAGCATCTTGATCTGCACGGCTTACACCATACTTGCTCGCAACTTGCTCAGCCGTATGCCCCATTCCCATATAATATTGTGGTGCGGTTTCCGCTAGATGTGCATTGGGACGAATGGTATTCCCCATCATCGGTACCATACTCATCGACTCTACTCCACCAGCAATAATTGCTTCCGAAGAACCGAGCATGATTCGTTCCGCTGCATATGCAATGGTTTGCAATCCCGAAGAACAAAAACGATTTATTGTAATAGCAGGGGTTGAATCGGGAAGACCTGCTAATGCTCCGATATTTCGAGCCACATTCATCCCTTGCTCGGCTTCTGGCATTGCACACCCTAATATTAAATCATCGATTGGGCCATCATAGCCCCCTGCTCTTTTCAACGTTTCCCTTACAACTAAAGCTCCAAAATCATCTGGACGAACTGTTGCTAAAGATCCTTTTTTCGCTTTTCCTATTGGTGTTCTTGCACCTGCTACGATAACTGCTTCACGCATATGTTTTCCTCCTTTAACCTGAACGCAAAATTAGTTGCGTAATGGCTTACCTTTCACTAGCATATACTGCATTCTTGCTTGTGATTTTGGGTCAGCAACTAAACTTAAGAAAGCTTCACGTTCTAAATTAAGTAAATATTGTTCATCCACTAAAGTGCCGTATGGAACTTCGCCACCCGCAATGACATATGCAAGCTTTTTCGCTATTTTCAAGTCATGGTCACTAATATAGCCAGATAAGAACATCCCCTCTGCTCCTAACAATAAAGTTGCATAACCAGGTGAACCTGTTACAGGTACTTTTTCGCGAATTGGCGCTTTATATCCAGCTTCCGAAAGGGAAAGTGCTGCCTGTTTTGCATCATATAATTGATGGTCGGGATTCACACTAATTCCATCTGCAAAGTTCAAGAAATTATTTTCCCGAGCTTCTTCTCCAGAAGTCGAAACTTTCGCCATGGCAATTGTTTCAAATACTTTGTTTGCAACATTTTGGTAGTCTACTTGAACACCATTCGGAAGGCCTTTTAAATGTTTCATATATAGTTCTTTGTTTCCGCCACCACCAGGGATTAAACCAACCCCTACTTCTACAAGTCCCATGTATGTTTCGGTTGTTGCTTGAATATGCGCTGCTGGCAAGCAAGCTTCTGCTCCTCCTCCCAATGTCATAGCAAACGGTGCTGAAACAACAGGTTTAGAAGAATATTTTATTTTCATCATCGCATTTTGAAAGCTGCGAACAACAAAATCTAATTCAAAAATATTATCATCTTGCGCTTCCATTAAGATCATTCCAAGGTTGGCCCCTACACTAAAGTTTTTTCCTTGGTTTCCAATGACAAGACCCTTATAATTCTTTTCTACTTCATCTATAGCAAAGTTAATCATCTGGACGATATCTATCCCGATAGAGTTTGACTTAGAGTGAAATTCAAGTAGTGCAATTCCGCCTCCTAAGTCTATTAAACTTGCACCCGCATTGGATTTAATGACACCATGCTTTTTCTTATATCTTTTCAAATCAATTACTTTTTCATTTACAGGAACTATTTTGTAGTCATTCCCATCGAAAAAGTAAAGGTCTCCATTTTCTTCTTTATAGAAGGAATCGAATCCTTTATCTAACAATGATTGAGCGAAATACGGAATTTCTAGCCCTTCCGCCTTCATTTTTTCAACGGATTCGTTTACGCCAATTGCATCCCATATTTCAAACGGACCTTGTTGCCAACCAAATCCCCATTTCATAGCTTGGTCAATTGCTACGATATCATCTGCAATTTCTCCGTGAAGCGCAGCAGAATATAGAAGTGTTGGACTTAAAATACTCCATAAAAGTTCTCCAGTACGATCCTTTGCATACGTCAATGTTTTCACTTTTGCTGCAAGACCTTTTTGTAGTTTAGCCATTTCCATGGATGGAGTTGTTAGTTTTTTTACTGGTTCATATTCA
The nucleotide sequence above comes from Psychrobacillus glaciei. Encoded proteins:
- a CDS encoding acetyl-CoA C-acetyltransferase; the encoded protein is MREAVIVAGARTPIGKAKKGSLATVRPDDFGALVVRETLKRAGGYDGPIDDLILGCAMPEAEQGMNVARNIGALAGLPDSTPAITINRFCSSGLQTIAYAAERIMLGSSEAIIAGGVESMSMVPMMGNTIRPNAHLAETAPQYYMGMGHTAEQVASKYGVSRADQDAFAVRSHELAAAAIAAGKFNDDIVPVEVVKHFVDENNKAQVKKFLFEMDEGVRVGTSVETLAKLRPVFNVRGSVTAGNASQTSDGAGAVLVMDREVAEAQGLKPIAKFRSFAVGGVPPEVMGIGPIVAVPKALKLAGLSIEDIDVWEVNEAFASQAIQVVRHLGIDIDKVNVNGGAIALGHPLGATGTILSLKLISELKRQGKQFGVVTMCIGGGMGAAGVFELL
- a CDS encoding acyl-CoA dehydrogenase family protein, which encodes MTVVKDVIKGGSFLVEDIDASRVFTPEDFSDEQKMIAKTADDYVKSRVLPVVEKLEHHEFEHSVRLLKEAGDLGLLAADIPEEYGGLALDKISSALIAEKLSVAGGFSITHGAHVGIGTLPIVLFGNEEQKQKYLPNSASGEKIFAYALTEPGSGSDALGAKTTAKLNTEGTHYILNGEKQWITNAGFADVFVVYAKIDGDKFSAFIVDREFPGVSVGAEEKKMGIKSSSTRTLILQDAEVPVENLLGEIGRGHVIAFNILNIGRYKLGVGTVGGSKRALELAITYTNQRQQFKTPISSFNLTKQKLATMASKLYATESLIYRTVGYFEDRMSQLSEEEQKDGKAIAASIAEYAIECSINKVVGSEVLDYIADEAVQLHGGYGFMQEYEVERIYRDSRINRIFEGTNEINRLIVPGTFLKKAMKGELPLLQKAQSLQEELLMMMPEEVSEEPLAQEKVLVANAKKIGLLAAGLAAQRFGTKLEAEQEVLVNIANIANNLFAMESALLRTEKAIGRDGVEKAQQKLLYTQIFCQEAFDEIEKAAKETLIASVEGDTLRMMISALRKLTRNTPYNLILKKREASVKLIDAEKYIV
- a CDS encoding NERD domain-containing protein gives rise to the protein MIAKIYTNSIHMEAMEKLLKRLPPEHRLYVKILNEIGATKGGDFGEEIVYKELEKMQLPFKYYVFHKLLLYAENAFELDFLLITPFGAVILEVKNIIGELEFQENPSQLIQRKETGEIKKYPCPAHQLNEYKYQLSQFFMDHNILVPIFGAVVFASRNSFVKSSTDKAIILNKNEVRPYLRQFQKQKPTITMEEIEKMKDVLLMKNTPFAKFPLTKHYSIQPEELRKGVECSKCGFIGMNKRKRTWHCPACKTNDLFAYKNALTTYFWLYKDSITNKECREFLLLNNRYEAKHILSNSDLIKHGNNKCTIYKMKKPFIH
- a CDS encoding methionine ABC transporter permease; its protein translation is MINTLFPNVDWPKMWDAALETLYMTAISTLLTFVIGLALGLILFLTSPHQAWSNKLANWLTGSVVNIFRSIPFIILIILLIPLTKFMVGTIRGPNAAFPALVIGAAPFYARMVLIGLREIDKGVLEAAKSMGAKTSTIIWKVLLPESLPSLVSGITVTCISLVGYTAMAGIIGAGGLGTLAFLDGFQRTRGDVTLVATILILIVVFIIQWIGDFITSRIDKR
- a CDS encoding thioredoxin family protein; the encoded protein is MHVNEWTRVEWEQAKNTPGLSLLYIYTPMCGTCQVASKMMLVIKELVQYPIGQGNINFLGNLAIDYEIESVPCLLITKNGKVHDKIYAFQSVPYLFEKIKSVDEE
- a CDS encoding toprim domain-containing protein; protein product: MEFIDIVILVEGRSDKLRLLTVLAEAPEIICTNGTISNVKLEELLSPFEDVPIYAFLDADKSGEQIRSVVRKEFPEAIHLYINPMYGEVEKTPLKVLASILQRVNIKVKKEFLI
- a CDS encoding methionine ABC transporter ATP-binding protein, with product MISLKNVSKKFSTKQGTIVAVDDVNLDIKKGEIFGIIGYSGAGKSTMIRLLNGLEKPTSGQIIVNNKEITSINEEKLRQVRQKVSMIFQHFNLLWSRTVAENISFPLEIAGISKVERFARVKELLELVGLDGRGDYYPSQLSGGQKQRVGIARALANRPEVLLCDEATSALDPETTDSILDLLVSINEKLGLTIVLITHEMQVIQKICNRVAVMENGLVVEEGDVLEVFQNPQQAITKRFVSQVSETNQAKQTIQNLGELYPNGKLIKLVFVGDQTEQPILSRLIKQFDLEVNIVQGNISHTKSGAYGTLILQLDGDAKAIDEGIRFIHEQKVNTEVINND
- the gcvH gene encoding glycine cleavage system protein GcvH; the encoded protein is MTTPKDLKYSEEHEWVKTEDGKVRIGITHFAQSELGDIVFVELPQVGDDIKSGDPFGSVESVKTVSELYAPISGKVVEVNSELEDSPEFVNESPYENAWMIVVEPSNLSEMDELLSAEQYDELIQE
- a CDS encoding MetQ/NlpA family ABC transporter substrate-binding protein — translated: MKKLLVGALLAVSLLALAACGTKDSSNGAEENTKLVVGASNVPHAEILEQVKPILAKEGIDLKIETYQDYILPNKDLESKELDANYFQHIPYLESQIKDNGYDFVNAGGIHIEPIGVYSKKYKSLEELPEGATIIMSNSVADHGRILSLLEAKGLIKLKDGIDKTTAEVKDVVENPKNLKFDANYEAALLVQLYENGEGDAVLINSNYAIDAGLNPIKDSIALEDKESPYVNIIAVRKGDENKPAIKKLVEALKSKEIQDFILEKWNGAVVPVK
- a CDS encoding arsenate reductase family protein translates to MTIQFFGYPKCSTCNKASKWLRDNGVEFENNHIVETPPSKKMIKEILATTKIDLKKLFNTSGTKYRELQLKDKLPNMTEIEQIETLSSDGMLIKRPLVFDGEHLTLGFKEEEFEHIWKSI